The Hydrogenophaga crocea genome contains a region encoding:
- a CDS encoding class II fumarate hydratase, with protein MDADSAVASAAARTEHDAWGAIHIPAGVPWGAQTQRALEHFAISTERMPRELVHAMALVKRCAAQVNAALGALDPPVAQAIAEAADAVMAGRWDDAFPLAVWQSGSGTQSHMNMNEVLAHLASTPQRTVHPNDDVNRGQSSNDVVPTAIHLAALLGVERALLPALDALREAIQAQAARVTDVLKTGRTHLQTALPLTLAQEMGAWAAQLVQARRGIEQAAQAAQGLAIGGTAVGSGANTHPQFGERMVQALAAATGLALRRADDAFAAQAAHDALLGLHASLRVLAVALRKIADDVRWMGSPWLGELRLPANEPGSSIMPGKVNPTQSESLLMVTAQVMGNDVTIGFAATLAQFQMHAAKPVLALNLLQSIRLLADGMRSFERHCLRGLEPERERIAAALSPAMLQATRLARHIGHEAAAVLYREAQATGRPLRELAVERGALSAAQFDDWVKG; from the coding sequence ATGGACGCCGATTCCGCTGTGGCCAGTGCGGCCGCGCGCACCGAACACGATGCCTGGGGGGCGATTCACATCCCGGCGGGCGTGCCCTGGGGCGCGCAGACCCAGCGCGCGCTGGAACACTTCGCCATCTCCACCGAGCGCATGCCGCGCGAGCTGGTGCATGCGATGGCATTGGTCAAGCGCTGCGCCGCGCAGGTGAACGCGGCGCTGGGCGCGCTCGATCCGCCCGTGGCCCAGGCGATCGCCGAGGCCGCCGACGCGGTGATGGCCGGCCGCTGGGACGACGCCTTTCCGCTCGCGGTGTGGCAGAGCGGCTCGGGCACGCAGAGCCACATGAACATGAACGAGGTGCTCGCGCACCTGGCCTCGACGCCGCAGCGCACCGTGCACCCCAACGACGATGTGAACCGGGGCCAGTCGTCCAACGACGTGGTGCCCACGGCCATCCACCTGGCGGCGCTGCTGGGCGTGGAGCGCGCGCTGTTGCCCGCGCTCGACGCGCTGCGCGAGGCGATCCAGGCGCAGGCCGCGCGCGTGACCGATGTGCTCAAGACCGGCCGCACCCACCTGCAGACCGCGCTGCCGCTCACGCTCGCGCAGGAAATGGGCGCCTGGGCCGCGCAGCTTGTGCAGGCGCGCCGGGGCATCGAACAGGCGGCGCAGGCCGCTCAGGGCCTGGCCATCGGCGGCACCGCGGTGGGCAGCGGCGCCAATACGCATCCGCAGTTCGGCGAGCGCATGGTGCAGGCCCTGGCCGCCGCCACGGGCCTGGCGCTGCGCCGCGCCGACGACGCCTTCGCCGCCCAGGCCGCGCACGACGCGCTGCTGGGCCTGCACGCCAGCCTGCGCGTGCTGGCCGTGGCGCTGCGCAAGATCGCCGACGATGTGCGCTGGATGGGCAGCCCCTGGCTCGGCGAGTTGCGCCTGCCCGCGAACGAGCCGGGCAGTTCCATCATGCCGGGCAAGGTCAACCCCACGCAGAGCGAATCGCTGCTGATGGTGACGGCCCAGGTGATGGGCAACGACGTGACCATCGGCTTCGCGGCCACGCTCGCGCAGTTCCAGATGCACGCGGCCAAGCCGGTGCTCGCGCTCAACCTGCTGCAGAGCATCCGGCTGCTGGCCGACGGCATGCGCAGCTTCGAGCGCCACTGCCTGCGCGGCCTGGAACCCGAGCGCGAGCGCATCGCGGCGGCGCTCTCGCCGGCCATGCTGCAGGCCACGCGGCTGGCGCGCCACATCGGCCACGAAGCGGCGGCCGTGCTCTACCGCGAAGCGCAGGCCACGGGCCGGCCGCTGCGCGAGCTGGCGGTCGAGCGCGGCGCGCTCAGCGCCGCGCAGTTCGACGACTGGGTGAAAGGCTGA
- the pcaF gene encoding 3-oxoadipyl-CoA thiolase, whose protein sequence is MTQRQAFICDAIRTPFGRYGGALSSVRTDDLAAIPIKALMERNPSVDWASVTDVLYGCANQAGEDNRNVARMAALLAGLPIEVAGATINRLCGSGLDAVGSAARAIKAGEAGLMIAGGVESMSRAPFVMPKAESAFSRANAVYDTTIGWRFVNKLMKARYGVDSMPETAENVAVDFKIEREAQDRMALASQLKAVAAQKAGHLAREIVPVSIPQKKGDPVIVDKDEHPRETSLEALAKLKGVVKPEGSVTAGNASGVNDGSCALLLADEASAAKNGLSPKARVVGMATAGVAPRIMGIGPAPATEKVLALTGLTLAQLDVIELNEAFAAQGIAVLRQLGLKDDDERVNAWGGAIALGHPLGASGARLVTTAVNRLHTTGGRYALCTMCIGVGQGIALIVERV, encoded by the coding sequence ATGACCCAACGCCAAGCCTTCATCTGCGACGCCATCCGCACCCCCTTCGGCCGTTACGGCGGCGCGCTCTCCAGCGTGCGCACCGACGACCTCGCCGCGATCCCCATCAAGGCGCTGATGGAGCGCAACCCCAGCGTGGACTGGGCCAGCGTCACCGATGTGCTCTACGGCTGCGCCAACCAGGCCGGCGAGGACAACCGCAACGTGGCGCGCATGGCCGCGCTGCTCGCGGGCCTGCCGATCGAGGTGGCCGGCGCCACCATTAACCGCCTCTGTGGCTCGGGCCTGGACGCCGTGGGCAGCGCGGCGCGCGCCATCAAGGCCGGTGAAGCGGGCCTGATGATCGCGGGCGGCGTGGAGAGCATGAGCCGCGCCCCCTTCGTGATGCCCAAGGCCGAGAGCGCCTTCAGCCGCGCCAACGCGGTCTACGACACCACCATCGGCTGGCGCTTCGTGAACAAGCTCATGAAGGCGCGGTACGGTGTCGATTCCATGCCCGAGACGGCCGAGAACGTGGCCGTCGATTTCAAGATCGAGCGCGAGGCCCAGGACCGCATGGCCCTGGCCAGCCAGCTCAAGGCCGTGGCCGCGCAAAAGGCCGGCCACCTCGCGCGCGAGATCGTGCCGGTGAGCATCCCGCAGAAAAAGGGCGACCCGGTGATCGTCGATAAGGACGAGCACCCGCGCGAGACCAGCCTGGAAGCGCTGGCCAAGCTCAAGGGCGTGGTCAAGCCCGAGGGCTCGGTGACCGCGGGCAACGCCAGCGGCGTGAACGACGGCTCGTGCGCGCTGCTGCTGGCCGACGAGGCCAGCGCCGCGAAGAACGGCCTGAGCCCCAAGGCGCGTGTGGTGGGCATGGCCACGGCCGGCGTGGCGCCGCGCATCATGGGCATCGGCCCCGCGCCCGCCACCGAGAAGGTGCTGGCCCTCACCGGCCTCACGCTCGCGCAGCTCGACGTGATCGAACTCAACGAGGCCTTTGCCGCGCAGGGCATCGCGGTGCTGCGCCAGCTCGGCCTGAAAGACGACGACGAGCGCGTGAACGCCTGGGGCGGCGCGATCGCGCTGGGCCACCCGCTGGGCGCCAGCGGCGCGCGCCTGGTCACCACCGCGGTGAACCGCCTGCACACCACCGGCGGCCGCTACGCGCTGTGCACCATGTGCATCGGCGTGGGCCAGGGCATCGCGCTGATCGTCGAGCGGGTCTGA
- a CDS encoding 3-oxoacid CoA-transferase subunit B, protein MSSYTRRTKDELAKRVAQDIHDGAYVNLGIGQPTLVANHIPAGREVILHSENGILGMGPAPAAGHEDYDLINAGKQPVTLLAGGAFFHHADSFGMMRGGHLDICVLGAFQVSATGDLANWSTGEPGSIPAVGGAMDLAIGAKQTWVMMDLLTKQGASKVVAQCSYPLTGIACVKRIYSDLATLECTPQGLRLIDAVEGLTLDELQRLVGLPIAAPAAPAA, encoded by the coding sequence ATGAGCAGCTACACCCGCCGCACCAAAGACGAGCTCGCGAAGCGCGTCGCACAAGACATCCACGACGGCGCCTATGTGAACCTGGGCATCGGCCAGCCCACGCTGGTGGCCAACCACATCCCCGCCGGGCGCGAGGTGATCCTGCACAGCGAGAACGGCATCCTCGGCATGGGTCCTGCGCCCGCCGCGGGCCACGAAGACTACGACCTCATCAACGCGGGCAAGCAGCCCGTCACGCTGCTCGCCGGCGGCGCGTTTTTCCACCACGCCGACAGCTTCGGCATGATGCGCGGCGGCCACCTGGACATCTGCGTGCTCGGCGCCTTCCAGGTTTCGGCCACGGGCGACCTGGCCAACTGGAGCACCGGCGAGCCCGGCAGCATCCCCGCGGTGGGCGGCGCCATGGACCTGGCCATCGGCGCCAAGCAGACCTGGGTGATGATGGACCTGCTCACCAAGCAGGGCGCGAGCAAGGTGGTGGCGCAATGCAGCTACCCGCTCACGGGCATCGCCTGCGTCAAGCGCATCTACAGCGACCTCGCCACGCTCGAGTGCACGCCCCAGGGCCTGCGCCTGATCGACGCGGTCGAGGGCCTCACGCTCGACGAGCTGCAGCGCCTGGTGGGCCTGCCGATCGCAGCCCCTGCCGCCCCCGCGGCCTGA
- a CDS encoding 3-oxoacid CoA-transferase subunit A, with translation MINKIATSVAEALQGVRDGATVLIGGFGTAGIPNELIDGLIEQGARELTVVNNNAGNGDHGLAALLKTGRVRKIICSFPRQADSHVFDGLYRSGQLELELVPQGNLAERLRAAGAGVGAFFTPTGYGTELAKNADGSPKETRIINGRPYVLEYPIHGDVALIKAERGDRWGNLTYRKAARNFGPVMATAARRTVASVFEIAELGALDPETVVTPGIHVSAVVQIPRVATAAGGFKEAA, from the coding sequence TTGATCAACAAGATCGCCACCTCGGTGGCCGAAGCCCTGCAGGGTGTGCGCGACGGCGCCACCGTGCTGATCGGCGGCTTCGGCACCGCGGGCATTCCCAACGAACTCATCGACGGCCTGATCGAACAGGGCGCGCGCGAGCTGACCGTGGTGAACAACAACGCCGGCAACGGCGACCACGGCCTGGCCGCCCTGCTCAAGACCGGCCGCGTGCGCAAGATCATCTGCAGCTTTCCGCGCCAGGCCGACAGCCACGTGTTCGACGGCCTGTACCGCAGTGGCCAGCTCGAGCTCGAACTGGTGCCGCAGGGCAACCTGGCCGAGCGGCTGCGCGCCGCGGGCGCGGGCGTGGGCGCGTTCTTCACGCCCACGGGCTACGGCACCGAACTGGCGAAGAACGCCGACGGCAGCCCCAAGGAAACCCGGATCATCAACGGCCGGCCCTATGTGCTCGAGTACCCGATCCACGGCGACGTGGCGCTGATCAAGGCCGAGCGCGGCGACCGCTGGGGCAACCTCACCTACCGCAAGGCCGCGCGCAACTTCGGCCCGGTGATGGCCACCGCGGCCAGGCGCACCGTGGCCAGCGTGTTCGAGATCGCCGAGCTCGGCGCGCTCGACCCCGAGACCGTCGTCACCCCCGGCATCCACGTGAGCGCCGTCGTGCAGATCCCGCGCGTGGCCACGGCCGCGGGTGGTTTCAAGGAAGCCGCATGA
- a CDS encoding IclR family transcriptional regulator domain-containing protein, with protein sequence MATHAHRAPDAPTPGDGYVQSFARGLEVIRSFNAEAPEQTLSEVAARSGLTRAGARRILLTLQALGYVESDGKLYRLTPRILDLGFAYLTSMPIWNLAEPVMERLSDSVGESCSAAVLDGADIVYVLRVHTHKIVALNLNVGTRLPAWCTSLGRVLLAGLDDTAVKARLKASAIQANTRHTETDPAELLARVQQVRRQGWALVNQELEEGLISIAAPVRSRTGQVVAALNVSGQANRTNATVMKEQLLPRLREAADEVSALLARTGRR encoded by the coding sequence ATGGCAACCCACGCCCACCGCGCCCCCGACGCGCCCACGCCCGGCGACGGCTATGTGCAGTCGTTCGCGCGCGGGCTCGAGGTGATCCGCTCGTTCAACGCCGAGGCGCCCGAGCAGACGCTGTCGGAAGTGGCCGCGCGCAGCGGCCTCACGCGTGCGGGGGCGCGCCGCATCCTGCTCACGCTGCAGGCGCTGGGGTATGTGGAAAGCGATGGCAAGCTCTACCGGCTCACGCCGCGCATCCTCGACCTGGGCTTTGCCTACCTCACGTCCATGCCGATCTGGAACCTGGCCGAGCCGGTGATGGAGCGGCTCTCGGACAGCGTGGGCGAGAGCTGTTCGGCCGCGGTGCTCGACGGCGCCGACATCGTCTACGTGCTGCGCGTGCACACGCACAAGATCGTGGCGCTCAACCTCAACGTGGGCACGCGGCTGCCGGCCTGGTGCACCTCGCTGGGCCGGGTGCTGCTCGCGGGGCTCGACGACACGGCGGTGAAGGCGCGGCTGAAGGCGAGCGCGATCCAGGCCAACACGCGCCACACCGAGACCGATCCGGCCGAACTGCTGGCGCGCGTCCAGCAGGTGCGCCGCCAGGGCTGGGCGCTGGTGAACCAGGAGCTCGAAGAGGGTCTGATCTCGATCGCCGCGCCGGTGCGCAGCCGCACGGGGCAGGTGGTGGCCGCGCTCAACGTCTCGGGCCAGGCCAACCGCACCAACGCCACGGTGATGAAGGAGCAGCTGCTGCCGCGGCTGCGCGAGGCGGCGGACGAGGTGTCGGCCTTGCTGGCGAGGACGGGGCGGCGCTGA
- a CDS encoding AraC family transcriptional regulator: MRPEPPTSDRAPRAAPASPHPNAQAANRAPRPVAALARSDPAGVVIAAHRHDRDQLIYATQGVMTIRARGVLWTIPPSHAMWMPAQVEHEIRMDTAVEMRTLYFWTGTVPGQDEDCHVLAVTPLLRELILRAMSIPPAYGLYSPEGRVMDLIVDEVGRLERRPLSLRLPTDKRLARLCRLLIADPGNTQPIAELGRRVGLSERSVIRLFPQETGLSLHRWRQQLRLMRAFALADQGLNVGQLADQLGYGSASAFGKMFAKQFGCAPRGVLGTR; encoded by the coding sequence ATGCGTCCAGAACCGCCAACCTCCGATCGCGCGCCGCGTGCCGCGCCCGCCAGCCCCCACCCGAACGCCCAGGCCGCCAACCGCGCGCCGCGCCCGGTGGCCGCGCTCGCGCGCTCCGATCCCGCGGGCGTGGTCATCGCCGCCCACCGCCACGACCGCGACCAGCTCATCTACGCGACCCAGGGCGTCATGACCATCCGCGCCCGGGGCGTGCTCTGGACCATCCCGCCCAGCCACGCCATGTGGATGCCCGCGCAGGTGGAGCACGAGATCCGCATGGACACGGCGGTGGAAATGCGCACGCTCTACTTCTGGACCGGCACCGTGCCCGGGCAGGACGAGGACTGCCACGTGCTCGCGGTGACGCCGCTGCTGCGCGAGCTGATCCTGCGGGCCATGTCGATCCCGCCGGCCTACGGGCTCTACAGCCCCGAGGGCCGGGTGATGGACCTGATCGTCGACGAGGTGGGCCGGCTCGAGCGCCGGCCGCTGTCGCTGAGGCTGCCCACCGACAAGCGCCTGGCGCGCCTGTGCCGGCTGCTGATCGCCGACCCGGGCAACACCCAGCCGATCGCCGAGCTCGGGCGGCGCGTGGGCCTGTCCGAACGCAGCGTGATCCGCCTGTTCCCGCAGGAAACCGGGCTCAGCCTGCACCGCTGGCGCCAGCAGCTGCGGCTGATGCGCGCCTTCGCGCTGGCCGACCAGGGGCTGAACGTGGGGCAACTGGCCGACCAGCTCGGCTACGGCAGCGCATCGGCCTTCGGCAAGATGTTCGCCAAGCAGTTCGGGTGTGCGCCGCGGGGGGTGTTGGGTACGCGGTGA
- a CDS encoding MFS transporter: MHNRPTQILLNIGHALDHLMLLIFATAVTRIAADFGLARWEDLMPYGVAAFFFFGVGSLPAGKLGDQWGRRKMMLVFFFGMGLASLLVAATQTPLQMAFALALLGAFASIYHPVGIPMLVQGAPRPGWTIGVNGLAGNLGVAGAAVATGFLMQYAGWRTAFVVPGLVCLACGLLFALHGTREAAAPAAKKKAAGHAPHGVSLARLFLVMTMAATSGSLLFNLSTNANFELLTDRLQGIAQDPARIGVLLAAVYTAASVTQLVVGYLIDRHALKTLYMGVIAIQALLLVLATTLSGWAFLAIQFLFMAAIFGAIPFTDALIVRYVDDAMRSRVAGMRLAVSLGASSVAVWLIGPVVKNAGFTALLGVMAATSVVTLLVLTQLPGAPVQGAAAHQR, encoded by the coding sequence ATGCACAACCGACCGACGCAGATCCTCCTCAACATCGGGCACGCGCTCGACCACCTGATGCTGCTGATCTTCGCCACCGCGGTCACCCGCATCGCGGCCGATTTCGGGCTCGCGCGCTGGGAAGACCTCATGCCCTATGGCGTGGCGGCGTTCTTCTTCTTCGGCGTGGGCTCGCTGCCCGCGGGCAAGCTGGGCGACCAGTGGGGCCGGCGCAAGATGATGCTGGTGTTCTTCTTCGGCATGGGCCTGGCGTCGCTGCTCGTGGCGGCCACGCAGACGCCGCTGCAGATGGCGTTTGCGCTCGCGCTGCTCGGGGCCTTCGCGTCCATCTACCACCCGGTGGGCATTCCCATGCTGGTGCAGGGCGCGCCGCGGCCGGGCTGGACCATCGGCGTCAACGGCCTCGCGGGCAACCTCGGCGTGGCCGGGGCGGCCGTGGCCACGGGCTTTCTCATGCAGTACGCGGGCTGGCGCACGGCCTTCGTGGTGCCGGGCCTGGTGTGCCTGGCGTGCGGCCTGCTGTTCGCGCTGCACGGCACGCGCGAAGCCGCCGCGCCCGCCGCGAAGAAAAAGGCCGCAGGCCACGCGCCCCACGGCGTGTCGCTGGCGCGGCTGTTCCTGGTGATGACCATGGCCGCCACCAGCGGCAGCCTGCTGTTCAACCTGTCCACCAACGCGAACTTCGAGCTGCTCACCGACCGGCTGCAGGGCATCGCGCAAGACCCCGCGCGCATCGGCGTGCTGCTGGCCGCCGTGTACACCGCGGCCTCGGTCACGCAGCTCGTGGTGGGCTACCTGATCGATCGCCACGCGCTCAAGACGCTCTACATGGGCGTGATCGCGATCCAGGCGCTGCTGCTGGTGCTGGCCACCACGCTCAGCGGCTGGGCGTTCCTGGCCATCCAGTTCCTGTTCATGGCGGCCATCTTCGGCGCCATTCCGTTCACCGACGCGCTGATCGTGCGCTACGTGGACGACGCCATGCGCTCGCGCGTGGCGGGCATGCGGCTCGCGGTGTCGCTGGGGGCGAGTTCGGTGGCGGTGTGGCTGATCGGGCCGGTGGTGAAGAACGCGGGCTTCACCGCGCTGCTGGGCGTGATGGCCGCGACCTCGGTGGTCACGCTGCTGGTGCTCACGCAGTTGCCGGGCGCGCCCGTTCAGGGGGCGGCCGCGCACCAGCGGTAG
- a CDS encoding NAD(P)-dependent oxidoreductase: MSATLGWIGLGRMGEAMVKKLLQAGHTVQVWNRTRSKAEPLAEYGATVVNSKLDLAGCDTVFTMVSTTDDLKEVLFGDGGVLTGATRPKTVIDSSSISQEGSAEIRARLEAMGVNYLCAPVSGNAKVAKAGKLLLVASGPKALYDANEPYLAAMSRKAMWVGEGELARVWKIAHNTMFGVIIQSLCEITVLAEKAGIPRHVFLESINDSVLGSMYTRYKTPVLTNLTFEQVTFTPKLLLKDMDLGLGAGKAHGVPMPSAAATRESIARMVGRGHDDVDFAILLQETAADAGLTIAPLNVPVGDGLSS; encoded by the coding sequence GTGAGCGCCACACTCGGATGGATCGGCCTCGGCCGCATGGGCGAAGCCATGGTGAAGAAACTGCTGCAGGCCGGGCACACCGTGCAGGTGTGGAACCGCACCCGCAGCAAGGCCGAGCCGCTGGCCGAATACGGCGCGACCGTGGTGAACAGCAAGCTCGACCTCGCGGGCTGCGACACCGTTTTCACCATGGTGTCCACCACCGACGACCTGAAGGAAGTGCTGTTCGGCGACGGCGGCGTGCTCACCGGGGCCACCCGGCCCAAGACCGTGATCGACAGCTCGTCGATCTCGCAGGAAGGCTCGGCCGAGATCCGCGCGCGGCTCGAGGCCATGGGCGTGAACTACCTGTGTGCGCCCGTGTCGGGCAACGCCAAGGTGGCCAAGGCCGGCAAGCTGCTGCTGGTGGCCTCCGGCCCCAAGGCCCTGTACGACGCCAACGAGCCCTACCTCGCCGCGATGTCGCGCAAGGCCATGTGGGTGGGCGAGGGCGAGCTGGCCCGGGTCTGGAAGATCGCGCACAACACCATGTTCGGCGTGATCATCCAGAGCCTGTGCGAGATCACCGTGCTGGCCGAGAAGGCCGGCATCCCGCGCCACGTGTTCCTCGAGAGCATCAACGACTCGGTGCTGGGCAGCATGTACACGCGCTACAAGACGCCGGTGCTGACCAACCTGACGTTCGAGCAGGTGACCTTCACGCCCAAGCTGCTGCTCAAGGACATGGACCTGGGTCTGGGCGCGGGCAAGGCGCACGGCGTGCCCATGCCCTCGGCCGCGGCCACGCGCGAGAGCATCGCGCGCATGGTGGGCCGGGGCCACGACGACGTGGACTTCGCGATCCTGCTGCAGGAGACCGCGGCCGACGCGGGCCTGACGATCGCGCCGCTCAACGTGCCGGTCGGCGACGGCCTGAGCAGCTGA
- a CDS encoding amidohydrolase family protein: MAARAQRTLIRGASIVTMDAQGDLPVGDLLVAGDTIEAIAPRLAVDDAQVVDASGCILVPGFINAHMHTWQTALRGLAANWTLLQYFKNMHAGLATVFAPEDLHIATLVGALNQLNCGTTTLVDWCHNNPTPAHNDAAVDALLQSGIRAAFFHGTPKPDPKPGQTPFWEVPHPRAEVERLLKAHQGRPLLQVHAAVLGPHYSTLDVAVHDFRMAKELGLIASLHQGGGPARTPDGWERLEALGLLGEQINIVHGHALTDEQLQRFCDLGMSFSAAAESEMSQGHGHPLTGRLRGFGRAPSLGVDLESVMSGDMISQARIALGIQRSLDNVAHRAAHGTIPDTSTITTREALAWITVEGARMLRQLDRLGTLAPGKQADLVLIRADDLNMQPVHDPVSAVVFQATLANIDSVMVAGEWRKREGRLLGVDLPPLLAALRASGQKITQAMGLT; this comes from the coding sequence ATGGCAGCGCGTGCACAGCGCACCCTGATCCGCGGCGCCAGCATCGTCACCATGGACGCGCAGGGCGACCTGCCCGTGGGCGACCTGCTGGTGGCCGGCGACACCATCGAGGCCATCGCGCCGCGGCTGGCGGTGGACGACGCGCAGGTCGTCGACGCCAGCGGCTGCATCCTGGTGCCGGGCTTCATCAACGCCCACATGCACACCTGGCAGACCGCGCTGCGCGGCCTGGCCGCCAACTGGACCCTGCTGCAGTACTTCAAGAACATGCACGCGGGCCTGGCCACGGTGTTCGCGCCCGAAGACCTGCACATCGCCACGCTGGTGGGCGCGCTCAACCAGCTCAACTGCGGCACCACCACGCTGGTGGACTGGTGCCACAACAACCCCACGCCCGCGCACAACGACGCGGCGGTGGACGCGTTGCTGCAATCGGGCATTCGCGCGGCCTTCTTCCACGGCACGCCCAAGCCCGATCCCAAGCCGGGCCAGACGCCGTTCTGGGAGGTGCCGCACCCGCGCGCCGAGGTCGAGCGGCTGCTCAAGGCCCACCAGGGCCGGCCGCTGCTGCAGGTCCACGCCGCGGTGCTGGGCCCGCACTACAGCACGCTCGACGTGGCGGTGCACGACTTCCGCATGGCCAAGGAGCTCGGGCTGATCGCCTCGCTGCACCAGGGCGGCGGGCCGGCGCGCACGCCCGACGGCTGGGAGCGTCTGGAGGCCCTGGGCCTGCTGGGCGAGCAGATCAACATCGTGCACGGCCACGCGCTCACCGACGAGCAGCTCCAGCGCTTCTGCGACCTGGGCATGAGCTTCTCGGCCGCGGCCGAGAGCGAGATGTCGCAGGGCCATGGCCACCCGCTCACCGGGCGGCTGCGCGGCTTCGGGCGCGCGCCCTCGCTGGGCGTGGACCTGGAGAGCGTGATGAGCGGCGACATGATCAGCCAGGCCCGCATCGCGCTGGGCATCCAGCGCAGCCTGGACAACGTGGCGCACCGCGCGGCGCACGGCACCATCCCCGACACGTCCACCATCACCACGCGCGAGGCCCTGGCCTGGATCACGGTGGAGGGCGCGCGCATGCTGCGCCAGCTCGACCGCCTCGGCACCCTGGCCCCGGGCAAGCAGGCCGACCTGGTGCTGATCCGCGCCGACGACCTCAACATGCAGCCGGTGCACGACCCCGTGAGCGCGGTGGTGTTCCAGGCCACGCTGGCCAACATCGACAGCGTCATGGTGGCCGGCGAATGGCGCAAGCGCGAAGGCCGCCTGCTGGGCGTGGACCTGCCGCCGCTGCTGGCCGCGCTGCGCGCCTCCGGACAAAAAATCACGCAGGCCATGGGTTTGACTTGA
- a CDS encoding tripartite tricarboxylate transporter substrate binding protein, translating into MKKTWNRIWLLAAIGALAAGSAWAQSGNKPITFLVPFTAGSGTDIVARLVAETMQRNMGQTIVVENRPGAGGSIASAQVARAEADGHLVLIPSSSHAVNPAVYPSLPYDTLRDLTGVTALAALPNVMVTSAGKGYKSVADAVAAAKAKPGQLNYASAGVGSATHLNAEKFRLQAGIEATHVPYRGTPEALADVMGERVDWFFSPLSSALPLIRDGKVVPLAVSTATRHAALPNVPTTVEAGVPGSDFVFWVGMVVSAKTPPAIVERLHAEATKALADPAVVERLGRQGAVPYPMGTAEFNQFIRTEMDAAARIARAANLKPQ; encoded by the coding sequence ATGAAGAAAACGTGGAACAGGATCTGGTTGCTCGCCGCCATCGGCGCGCTGGCGGCCGGTTCGGCCTGGGCGCAGAGCGGCAACAAGCCCATCACCTTCCTGGTGCCCTTCACCGCGGGCAGCGGCACCGACATCGTGGCGCGGCTGGTGGCCGAGACGATGCAGCGCAACATGGGCCAGACCATCGTGGTGGAGAACCGCCCCGGCGCGGGCGGCAGCATCGCCTCGGCCCAGGTGGCGCGCGCCGAGGCCGACGGCCACCTGGTGCTGATCCCCTCGTCCAGCCACGCGGTCAACCCGGCCGTGTACCCCAGCCTGCCCTACGACACGCTGCGCGACCTCACGGGCGTGACCGCGCTGGCGGCGCTGCCCAACGTGATGGTCACGTCCGCCGGCAAGGGCTACAAGAGCGTGGCCGACGCGGTGGCCGCGGCCAAGGCCAAACCGGGCCAGCTCAACTACGCCTCGGCCGGCGTGGGCAGCGCCACCCACCTCAACGCCGAGAAGTTCCGGCTGCAGGCCGGCATCGAAGCCACGCACGTGCCCTACCGCGGCACCCCCGAGGCCCTGGCCGACGTGATGGGCGAGCGCGTGGACTGGTTCTTCTCGCCGCTGTCCTCGGCGCTGCCGCTGATCCGCGACGGCAAGGTGGTGCCGCTGGCCGTGAGCACGGCCACGCGCCACGCCGCCTTGCCCAACGTGCCCACCACGGTCGAGGCCGGCGTGCCGGGCTCGGACTTCGTGTTCTGGGTCGGCATGGTGGTGAGCGCGAAGACGCCGCCGGCCATCGTCGAGCGGCTGCACGCCGAAGCCACCAAGGCCCTGGCCGACCCCGCCGTGGTCGAGCGCCTGGGCCGCCAGGGGGCCGTGCCCTATCCCATGGGCACGGCCGAATTCAACCAGTTCATCCGCACCGAGATGGACGCCGCCGCCCGCATCGCGCGCGCGGCCAACCTCAAACCGCAATGA